The following are from one region of the Nicotiana tabacum cultivar K326 chromosome 3, ASM71507v2, whole genome shotgun sequence genome:
- the LOC107806871 gene encoding glucan endo-1,3-beta-D-glucosidase-like: MLGAGNQTSLHSEYAMLLILLFYSFSVFVNGYNAQLTSHSNHRPHHHFLFTKAKSKVLPNPADYFSSQLLSTPLPTNSFFQNFVLKNGDTPEYIQPYLIRSANSSVSLSYPSQNITSALIEQIFRPDLTISAFKNPNPTQHHIISSYSDLSVTLDLTSSNLRFFLVRGSPYLTFAVSRNTSISISTVHPIRKLSCDSSLTKYTIRLRNRQTWILYASSPIHLTHNVSSIISNGFSGVIRIALLANSDRQCEKILDQYSSAYPVSGSATLRPFGLSYKWDVKGKGKLLMLAHPLHRRLLSTADSSVTILDDFKYRSMDGELVGVVGNSWELETDSIPVSWHSVKGLNKKSNPEIIRALGKDVKTLNASNISTTSSYFYGKLIARAARLALIAEEVSYPKITPVVVQYLKDTIEPWLNGTFGANGFFYDRKWGGLVTKQGLNDTTGDFGFGIYNDHHFHLGYFVYGISVLTKFDPAWGKQYKKQAYALVEDYTNLGLKQNRHYTRVRCFDFWKLHSWAAGLNEFPFGRNQESTSEAINAYYSAALMGFAYGDSDLVSIGSTLTAFETLSAQTWWHVKGDNRIYAPSFVKKNKVVGILWSRKRDSILWFAPAERKDIRLGIQVLPLLPITEVVFSDVDYVKELVKWALTSVPKNRTEEGWKGFVYALEAIYRKKQALKKVRDLSNHDDGNSLSNLLWWIHSRK, translated from the coding sequence ATGTTGGGAGCTGGAAACCAAACTTCTTTGCACAGTGAGTATGCAATGTTGCTCATTTTACTGTTCTATTCATTTTCTGTTTTTGTTAATGGTTATAATGCTCAGTTAACCTCACATTCAAACCATAGACCACACCATCATTTTCTCTTCACCAAAGCAAAATCTAAAGTCTTGCCTAATCCAGCAGATTACTTTTCTAGCCAACTTCTTTCCACCCCTTTGCCCACTAAttcatttttccaaaattttgtgCTCAAGAATGGTGACACACCTGAGTACATTCAACCCTATCTAATTCGCTCTGCTAACTCCTCTGTTTCTCTTAGTTACCCATCTCAGAATATAACCTCTGCTTTAATAGAACAGATTTTTCGCCCGGATTTGACTATATCCGCTTTCAAGAATCCTAACCCAACGCAGCACCACATAATCTCATCATATAGTGATCTTAGTGTTACTTTAGACTTAACATCAAGTAACCTTAGATTCTTTCTGGTCAGAGGTAGTCCTTATTTAACCTTTGCCGTTAGTAGAAACACTTCCATTTCAATCTCAACCGTTCATCCCATTCGCAAACTCTCTTGTGATAGTTCTTTGACTAAGTATACAATTAGACTCCGCAATCGTCAAACATGGATCCTATATGCATCTTCTCCTATTCATTTGACTCACAATGTATCCTCCATAATTTCTAATGGATTCTCGGGTGTAATACGAATTGCTCTCTTGGCTAATTCTGATCGCCAATGTGAGAAAATTCTTGATCAGTACAGCTCGGCTTATCCCGTGTCTGGAAGTGCAACTTTGAGGCCTTTTGGTCTTAGTTACAAATGGGATGTGAAAGGTAAAGGCAAGTTGCTTATGCTTGCTCATCCTCTCCATCGCCGACTTCTTTCAACAGCAGATTCTTCAGTAACTATTTTGGATGATTTCAAGTATAGGAGCATGGATGGTGAGCTTGTTGGTGTTGTTGGAAATTCGTGGGAGCTTGAAACGGATTCAATTCCAGTATCATGGCATTCGgttaaaggtttgaataaaaaatCTAACCCTGAAATTATTCGTGCACTTGGTAAAGATGTCAAGACTTTGAATGCATCAAACATATCTACTACATCATCGTACTTTTATGGGAAATTGATTGCTAGAGCAGCAAGATTGGCATTGATTGCAGAAGAGGTTTCTTATCCTAAGATAACGCCGGTCGTTGTTCAGTACTTGAAGGATACAATAGAGCCATGGTTAAATGGTACATTTGGTGCCAATGGCTTTTTCTATGACAGAAAATGGGGCGGCCTTGTGACTAAACAAGGGCTAAATGATACAACAGGTGATTTTGGTTTTGGAATATACAATGACCATCATTTTCATTTGGGATACTTTGTGTATGGTATTTCTGTGCTTACTAAATTTGATCCTGCTTGGGGAAAGCAGTACAAAAAGCAAGCCTATGCTTTAGTTGAAGATTACACGAACTTGGGACTTAAACAGAACCGGCATTATACTCGTGTTAGGTGTTTTGACTTCTGGAAGTTACATTCTTGGGCTGCAGGGTTGAATGAATTTCCATTTGGGAGAAATCAAGAGAGTACAAGTGAAGCGATTAACGCGTATTATTCAGCAGCATTGATGGGGTTCGCGTATGGAGATTCTGATCTTGTTTCAATCGGATCAACTCTTACTGCCTTTGAAACTCTATCAGCACAGACTTGGTGGCATGTAAAAGGAGACAACAGAATCTATGCGCCGAGTTTTGTCAAGAAAAATAAGGTGGTTGGTATTTTATGGTCTAGAAAAAGAGACAGTATTCTTTGGTTTGCTCCAGCTGAGAGAAAAGACATTAGGCTGGGGATTCAAGTTCTGCCATTACTGCCAATTACTGAGGTTGTGTTTTCTGATGTCGATTATGTGAAGGAGCTTGTTAAATGGGCACTCACTAGTGTACCTAAAAATAGAACTGAGGAAGGTTGGAAAGGATTTGTTTATGCCTTGGAAGCTATTTATAGAAAGAAGCAAGCTCTAAAGAAAGTGAGGGACTTGAGCAATCATGATGATGGGAATTCACTCTCAAATCTATTGTGGTGGATTCATAGCAGAAAATGA
- the LOC107824319 gene encoding glucan endo-1,3-beta-D-glucosidase, giving the protein MSSSQPFLFPSTQSTVLPDPSSFFAPNLLSNPLPTNSFFQNFVLKNGDQPEFIHPYIVKSSLSSLTLCYPSQFHNPAFIYQNFIADLTITALNNPNPNSPHVISSFDDLSVTLDLPSSNLRFFLVKGSPFITCNVLGNVALSISTIHAILECNSNSNRTKYTVKLNNGQTWLLYASSPIDLSHDLSTIKSGVFSGVIRIACLPNSDPTCEAVLDRFSSCYPTSGNAVFSQPFCLEYKWEKNGWGDLLMLAHPLHLQLLSATDCAVTVLDGFKYNSIDGELIGVVGDSWILKSDPVSVTWHSIKGVKEEACLEIIDALNKDVASLDSKGISTTSSYFYGKLIARAARLALIAEEVCYLDVIPVIRKFLKDTVEPWLEGTFEANGFFYESKWGGIVTKQGALDSGADFGFGVYNDHHFHIGHFLYAIAVLAKIDPIWGRKYRPQAYALMADFMNLSRRTNSKYARLRCFDLWKLHSWAGGLTEFADGRNQESTSEAVNAYYSAALMGLAYGDTNLVAIGSTLSAFEIHSAQTWWHVKEGSTLYGEEFTKDNRVVGVLWSNKRDSGLWFAPAEWRECRLGIQVLPILPITEVLFSDVQFVKQLVEWTLPALAREGGVGEGWKGFVYTLEAIYDKVGALDKTRSLTGFDDGNSLSNLLWWIHTRDDKVEESDKGSKFCWFRHYSH; this is encoded by the coding sequence ATGTCATCATCACAGCCTTTCCTGTTCCCCAGTACTCAATCCACTGTTCTTCCTGATCCTTCTTCCTTTTTTGCCCCTAATCTCCTCTCAAATCCATTACCCACAAattcttttttccaaaattttgtcCTCAAGAATGGTGATCAGCCTGAATTCATACACCCTTATATTGTAAAATCCTCACTTTCATCCCTCACTCTTTGTTACCCATCTCAGTTCCATAATCCTGCTTTCATTTACCAAAATTTTATAGCTGATTTGACTATCACTGCTTTGAATAATCCCAATCCAAATTCACCCCATGTAATTTCATCCTTTGATGATCTTAGTGTCACATTAGACCTTCCTTCTAGTAATCTCAGGTTCTTTCTTGTTAAAGGTTCCCCCTTTATTACGTGTAACGTTCTTGGAAATGTAGCGCTTTCGATTTCAACAATTCATGCCATTCTTGAGTGTAATTCGAATAGTAATCGTACCAAATATACTGTTAAGCTCAACAATGGGCAAACTTGGCTTCTGTATGCTtcttctcccattgatttgaGTCATGATTTGTCCACTATCAAGTCCGGTGTGTTTTCGGGTGTTATTCGGATTGCTTGTTTGCCAAATTCTGACCCAACGTGTGAAGCAGTACTTGATCGTTTTAGTTCTTGTTATCCTACAAGTGGTAATGCTGTTTTTAGTCAGCCATTTTGCTTGGAGTACAAGTGGGAAAAGAATGGATGGGGCGACTTGCTTATGTTGGCTCACCCTCTCCATCTCCAGCTGCTTTCTGCTACCGATTGTGCGGTAACTGTTTTAGATGGATTTAAGTACAATAGTATTGATGGTGAGCTTATTGGTGTTGTTGGAGACTCATGGATATTGAAGAGCGATCCAGTTTCTGTAACATGGCATTCCATTAAAGGTGTTAAGGAAGAGGCTTGTTTAGAAATAATTGATGCTTTGAATAAGGATGTTGCTTCGTTGGATTCGAAGGGAATATCAACAACATCGTCTTACTTTTATGGTAAATTGATTGCGAGAGCAGCAAGGCTGGCATTGATAGCTGAAGAGGTTTGTTACCTTGATGTTATCCCGGTTATCCGCAAATTCTTGAAGGATACAGTTGAACCATGGTTGGAGGGGACTTTTGAAGCAAATGGTTTCTTTTATGAATCGAAATGGGGTGGAATTGTGACTAAACAAGGGGCGCTAGATTCGGGAGCTGACTTTGGTTTTGGGGTATATAATGATCACCATTTTCATATTGGCCATTTCCTTTATGCTATTGCAGTGCTAGCCAAGATAGACCCAATCTGGGGAAGAAAGTATAGGCCACAAGCTTATGCACTTATGGCGGATTTTATGAATTTAAGCAGGCGAACAAATTCGAAATATGCTCGCTTGAGGTGTTTTGACTTGTGGAAGCTGCATTCTTGGGCTGGGGGATTAACAGAATTTGCAGATGGACGGAACCAGGAGAGCACAAGTGAAGCAGTAAATGCATACTATTCAGCAGCTTTAATGGGTTTGGCCTATGGGGATACCAATCTTGTTGCCATTGGATCCACCCTTTCGGCTTTTGAGATTCATTCTGCACAGACTTGGTGGCATGTGAAAGAGGGAAGCACTTTGTATGGGGAAGAATTTACAAAGGATAACAGGGTGGTGGGTGTTTTATGGTCTAACAAAAGGGACAGTGGCCTTTGGTTTGCTCCAGCTGAATGGAGAGAGTGTAGACTTGGAATTCAGGTCTTACCCATTTTGCCCATTACTGAAGTTCTGTTTTCAGACGTTCAGTTTGTGAAGCAGTTGGTCGAATGGACACTGCCAGCTCTGGCAAGGGAAGGTGGGGTTGGAGAAGGGTGGAAAGGGTTTGTGTATACATTGGAAGCAATATATGATAAAGTGGGTGCTTTGGACAAAACTAGGAGTTTAACTGGATTTGATGATGGAAACTCGCTTTCAAATCTACTGTGGTGGATTCATACTAGAGATGATAAAGTGGAGGAAAGTGATAAAGGAAGCAAGTTCTGCTGGTTCCGACACTACTCTCATTAA